The genomic segment GGAAGGAGCCCTGTGCTGCTGCCTAAGGAGCTGCCCAGACCTGAGGCTGGGCGCTGGGGGTACTCAGCTGTCCCCCGGAGCTCCCAGCTGATGAAGAGGTTCACAGAGGAAAAGGAAACTGGACTGGGCTGGACAGGCCTGTGGGGGCCTGGAGCTTAGGCCCCAgagggggagggcagaggagtTTGAGGCCCTATCAGGGAGCCTTCAGGAAGGCTTTTAGGGCCTTAAGGGGCCCCAGTGTGAGGCTCCTGGGAGCTCAGGCCCCCTCTCCTGTTCTGATCCCACCCTCCCCAGGTTTCCTCCCAGAAAGCAGGAGCCTGCTGCATTTACCTGCTCTCTGTCCCGCTTGGCACATACCTGTGACCCTCCCCATGTACCCAGTCATTTCATCACGGACTgtggcctgggggctggggaggggctctCGTGGTGACATGTTTACAGCTGGGTGTGACTCAGTaaagtggatttttttcctttctacctttctttttttGCGGGGGAGGTCTTAACAGAAGCTTCAGGGTCTGCCGAGTTATCCTGAGGGTGGGAATACTGTACATCATCGACCCAGACCCTTTTCTGCGGCGGGTGACGGGTGTGTCAGGGCCTGCGCGGGACCTGACCTCCGCCTGACTGGCTAACTCCGTGGCTGAGGGAGGAGCCGATTTCCTCCAGTTTCCCGCTTCCCGCAGGGAAGATAAAGTGAAAGAGAGGTGGGGCGGGGGTTTTGGCCCAGGTTCTTTGCCCTTTTAACCTGTACCCTTGGTTAAGCCTCCTCCTTAACCAGGCCTCAGTGGATTTCTCTGTTTAGGGGATCGGTTGAGGTGATCCTCCGAAGCTCCAGAGTCAGGAGGGGTGGGCATCTGCAGCCGCCGCTGTGGCCGGGTCTTGAACTTCTCAGACGGCTATTCTCAACTCCAAGTGCTAACAGATCCGGCCTGCGGCCTCCTCCCCCAGCTCTCCCCCTTCCGCGGCCTCAAACCCTCCGAGCGCACGCTTGACCCATGCGCTTTCTCCCGTTTTCCCAGTCCCAGGTTCCCCCAACACTGGCAAAACATTTCCCGCGCAGTTGGTTAAGCACCCCGAGGTGGGGGCTAGCGCTCCTTCCCCAGCGCAGAAGGCAGAGTAGGCCCAGGAGGCGGAGCCGGGCCTCAACGGGGTTAACCAGTGCATCAGGGGACAGCCccgggcctccgtgctccctctGGCCTCCATCTAAGTGCCTGCCgcgggcaagggaggttggagtcCAGCGAAGGAAGGACAGGCGAGGGAGGCGGAGCGGCGCGGAAAGCTGGGACTGAGGCCAGAGATTATCAAAGCAGGACGGGGGCCTGGGGCCAAGAGACCCCAGGTTGGAAGATGGGGCCCAGGAGAGCCCAGCATCGGGGCGAGCAGCACGGGAGGGGCGAGGCGAGGGTGCAGGGATGTGAAGCCGGGGCAGAAGCGGTGGGGGCGCTGGACGGGAGCGGAGGCGGGGACGCCGGGTGGGGGCGGGTCGGGTCCTTCCTCGGTGGGGGGGGGGTAGGCGGGGAGGGGGCGGAGGCCCATGTGACCGGCTCAGACCGGTTCTGGAGACAAAAGGGGCCGCAGCGGCCGGAGTGGGTCTAGCTCGGCGCGGGAGGGAGCTAAGCAAGTGCGGGTAGCGAGCGAGTGAGCGCCCGGGGCTCCGGGAGCCGCACGGCGGCCTCGTCTCCTAGCCGGCTCGGCTGCGGCCgacctgggggctgggggctgggggctggtggTGGGGGTATGAGTTGCATTTTGGGCTCCAGGCGTCCCCCAGGGAAACGCCCCCCAGGCTGTGCTTCCCGGCTAGAGGCAAGGGGCCGATCCCTCAAATACTTCCGCCGTCGCCCCCTTAGTGGCCCGATCCTTTGGGCTTGAAAAAGGTGGGGAGGCCCACGCTTGCGATCCCCCGTGGGGAAAGGCACTCTCACCCATGGGCAGGGGACTCTGACCCGCGTTCTCCCCGCAGGATGCAGTACCGAGCCTTCCTCCTCCTCGCCCTCGTCACCTTGGTGGCGCTCACCTCAGCGGTGGCCAAAAAAAAAGGTGATACGGCATGTGGGAGGTTGAAAGAGGGCTGGAGACGGGCAGGTGAGACCAGCACTCTTGTGGCTGGCTACCTGGGTTCGGGGACCTTGATCCCAGGGGGGGGTCACCGAGTGAATTTCCGTGTCCCGGGTCCTGAGCTCTGTCCTCGTGCGTTGTAGACAAAGTGAAGAAGGGTGGCCCCGCAAGTGAGTGCGCGGAGTGGACCTGGGGGCCCTGCACCCCCAGCAGCAAGGACTGCGGTGGGGGGTTCCGCGAGGGTGCCTGCGGGACCCAGACTCAGCGCATCCGGTGTAAGGTGCCCTGCAACTGGAAAAAGGAGTTTGGAGGTGAGGTGGGGTGCAGGCGGAGGGCAGGAAAGAGGGGCGCGGCCTCACTGAAACCTGGGCAGAACTGTAGAGGGAGGCAACTGGCTGCCCAGCTCTGACCCTGGGCACTCTCCCGCCAGCCGACTGCAAGTACAAATTTGAGAGCTGGGGGGCCTGTGATGGGGGCACCAGCACCAAAGCCCGCCAAGG from the Manis javanica isolate MJ-LG chromosome 11, MJ_LKY, whole genome shotgun sequence genome contains:
- the MDK gene encoding midkine isoform X1, encoding MQYRAFLLLALVTLVALTSAVAKKKDKVKKGGPASECAEWTWGPCTPSSKDCGGGFREGACGTQTQRIRCKVPCNWKKEFGADCKYKFESWGACDGGTSTKARQGTLKKARYNAQCQETIRVTKPCTPKTKAMAKAHSRLRADLRRG
- the MDK gene encoding midkine isoform X2, whose translation is MQYRAFLLLALVTLVALTSAVAKKKDKVKKGGPASECAEWTWGPCTPSSKDCGGGFREGACGTQTQRIRCKVPCNWKKEFGADCKYKFESWGACDGGTSTKARQGTLKKARYNAQCQETIRVTKPCTPKTKAMAKAKKGKGKD